Proteins encoded by one window of Mercenaria mercenaria strain notata chromosome 4, MADL_Memer_1, whole genome shotgun sequence:
- the LOC123551744 gene encoding uncharacterized protein LOC123551744 isoform X1: MKMGNLKCIISVFVLFACNGTLAIDRGDSFDCDFDDGFCNWAQDKTDDFDWIRWSGETPTDGTGPNSDHTSGEGFYVYIETTPSYHNISKMNNYEARLISPQKDSGKYCLSFWYHMHGSHINILTVSIKEGFNTKELFWKTGKQGQKWILGQVQSEAKEHFQIVIEGKARNHKHSWFGDIAVDDIEIFPAEKCPTDCGDPTPEAGVANSIHINIGSAVEISCKSGYEIAGNSSIICLVNGSWSDSPECQPIDCSDPTPESGNVDDKNFQYGSVIEVTCIEGYKLNGNSSIICQTNSTWSIIPVCDQIECETMNITNGHFDTALGTTFGKTATQSCDTGYTFAGDETVTCLEAGWNGTIATCTIVDSEASALVVVYALVPVIVIVLTLVLLFVIWRKRHLLCAKAKDANLKPGEKPTIQYESETCKGYGLKNQDHVSESSEPIPQDEEYSFISDHNKANLIENTYYNTSDNICKAESDVENQYDHTNDTSKSFSDNLYSHISRNKPGIKDETTYDTTSCQNSGNVSLNTKALSEDDSYSHLSIKGLNKAMHQKSESAIQEEESEYANTGGNTDAANTEQNNDFHLHEVKIKLRTVEKEESSNDDDCEYSNVIKRTGIIETTGE; encoded by the exons ATGAAAATGGGAAATTTAAAGTGTATTATAAGTGTGTTTGTCCTATTTGCATGTAATGGAACACTTG CTATCGATAGAGGAGACTCTTTTGACTGTGATTTTGATGATGGATTTTGCAACTGGGCACAGGACAAAACAGATGACTTTGATTGGATTAGGTGGTCAGGAGAAACGCCGACAGATGGGACAGGACCAAACTCCGATCACACATCAGGAG AGGGATTTTACGTCTATATCGAAACAACACCAAGTTATCACAACATTAGCAAAATGAATAACTACGAAGCAAGACTGATCAGCCCACAGAAGGACTCTGGGAAATATTGCTTGTCATTCTGGTATCACATGCATGGCAGCCATATCAATATACTCACCGTATCAATAAAGGAAGGCTTTAATACAAAAGAATTATTCTGGAAAACAGGAAAACAAGGCCAAAAATGGATTTTAGGGCAAGTACAGTCCGAGGCAAAAGAACATTTTCAG ATTGTAATTGAGGGAAAAGCAAGAAATCACAAGCATTCTTGGTTTGGAGACATAGCAGTTGACGATATAGAAATTTTCCCTGCTGAAAAATGTCCAACAG ATTGTGGCGACCCTACCCCGGAAGCTGGCGTTGCTAATTCAATACACATCAACATCGGATCTGCGGTGGAAATATCATGCAAATCTGGTTATGAAATTGCAGGGAATTCATCAATAATTTGTTTAGTAAATGGTTCATGGAGTGACAGTCCAGAATGCCAACCAATAG aCTGTAGTGATCCAACTCCAGAATCAGGAAATGTTGATGACAAAAACTTCCAGTATGGCTCAGTAATTGAAGTAACATGCATTGAAGGGTACAAACTCAATGGAAATTCGTCTATAATATGCCAAACAAATTCTACATGGAGTATCATTCCAGTGTGTGACCAGATAG AATGTGAAACTATGAATATCACAAACGGACATTTTGATACAGCACTTGGAACGACTTTTGGAAAAACGGCTACACAGTCCTGTGACACCGGTTATACCTTTGCGGGAGACGAAACAGTCACGTGCCTTGAAGCTGGTTGGAATGGTACTATTGCAACGTGTACCATCGTTg ACTCAGAAGCCAGCGCTCTAGTCGTAGTATATGCTTTGGTTCCAGTTATTGTAATTGTTCTTACCTTAGTTTTATTATTCGTTATTTGGAG aaaaagacatttactGTGTGCAAAAGCAAAGGATGCTAACCTTAAACCTGGAGAGAAGCCAACAATTCAATATGAGAGTGAAACATGCAAAGGATATGGCCTCAAAAACCAGGACCATGTATCAGAGTCATCGGAACCGATACCACAAGACGAggaatattcttttatttcagacCACAATAAAGCGAATCTAATAGAAAACACGTATTATAACACATCTGACAATATATGTAAAGCTGAAAGTGATGTAGAAAATCAATATGATCATACAAATGACACATCGAAGTCGTTTTCAGATAACTTATATTCGCATATATCTAGAAACAAACCTGGCATAAAGGACGAGACAACTTACGATACAACATCGTGTCAAAACTCTGGAAATGTATCATTGAACACCAAAGCGCTATCAGAAGATGATAGCTATAGCCACCTTAGTATCAAAGGTCTAAATAAAGCAATGCATCAAAAATCTGAAAGTGCAATTCAAGAAGAAGAATCTGAATACGCAAATACAGGAGGAAATACCGATGCCGCAAACACTGAACAAAACAATGACTTTCATCTGCACgaagtgaaaataaaactaaGAACTGTTGAAAAAGAAGAAAGCAGTAATGATGATGATTGTGAATATTCTAATGTAATTAAAAGAACTGGAATTATCGAAACTACAGGAGAGTAA
- the LOC123551744 gene encoding uncharacterized protein LOC123551744 isoform X2, which translates to MANSLYLRLLWILVTFHKSSTAIDRGDSFDCDFDDGFCNWAQDKTDDFDWIRWSGETPTDGTGPNSDHTSGEGFYVYIETTPSYHNISKMNNYEARLISPQKDSGKYCLSFWYHMHGSHINILTVSIKEGFNTKELFWKTGKQGQKWILGQVQSEAKEHFQIVIEGKARNHKHSWFGDIAVDDIEIFPAEKCPTDCGDPTPEAGVANSIHINIGSAVEISCKSGYEIAGNSSIICLVNGSWSDSPECQPIDCSDPTPESGNVDDKNFQYGSVIEVTCIEGYKLNGNSSIICQTNSTWSIIPVCDQIECETMNITNGHFDTALGTTFGKTATQSCDTGYTFAGDETVTCLEAGWNGTIATCTIVDSEASALVVVYALVPVIVIVLTLVLLFVIWRKRHLLCAKAKDANLKPGEKPTIQYESETCKGYGLKNQDHVSESSEPIPQDEEYSFISDHNKANLIENTYYNTSDNICKAESDVENQYDHTNDTSKSFSDNLYSHISRNKPGIKDETTYDTTSCQNSGNVSLNTKALSEDDSYSHLSIKGLNKAMHQKSESAIQEEESEYANTGGNTDAANTEQNNDFHLHEVKIKLRTVEKEESSNDDDCEYSNVIKRTGIIETTGE; encoded by the exons CTATCGATAGAGGAGACTCTTTTGACTGTGATTTTGATGATGGATTTTGCAACTGGGCACAGGACAAAACAGATGACTTTGATTGGATTAGGTGGTCAGGAGAAACGCCGACAGATGGGACAGGACCAAACTCCGATCACACATCAGGAG AGGGATTTTACGTCTATATCGAAACAACACCAAGTTATCACAACATTAGCAAAATGAATAACTACGAAGCAAGACTGATCAGCCCACAGAAGGACTCTGGGAAATATTGCTTGTCATTCTGGTATCACATGCATGGCAGCCATATCAATATACTCACCGTATCAATAAAGGAAGGCTTTAATACAAAAGAATTATTCTGGAAAACAGGAAAACAAGGCCAAAAATGGATTTTAGGGCAAGTACAGTCCGAGGCAAAAGAACATTTTCAG ATTGTAATTGAGGGAAAAGCAAGAAATCACAAGCATTCTTGGTTTGGAGACATAGCAGTTGACGATATAGAAATTTTCCCTGCTGAAAAATGTCCAACAG ATTGTGGCGACCCTACCCCGGAAGCTGGCGTTGCTAATTCAATACACATCAACATCGGATCTGCGGTGGAAATATCATGCAAATCTGGTTATGAAATTGCAGGGAATTCATCAATAATTTGTTTAGTAAATGGTTCATGGAGTGACAGTCCAGAATGCCAACCAATAG aCTGTAGTGATCCAACTCCAGAATCAGGAAATGTTGATGACAAAAACTTCCAGTATGGCTCAGTAATTGAAGTAACATGCATTGAAGGGTACAAACTCAATGGAAATTCGTCTATAATATGCCAAACAAATTCTACATGGAGTATCATTCCAGTGTGTGACCAGATAG AATGTGAAACTATGAATATCACAAACGGACATTTTGATACAGCACTTGGAACGACTTTTGGAAAAACGGCTACACAGTCCTGTGACACCGGTTATACCTTTGCGGGAGACGAAACAGTCACGTGCCTTGAAGCTGGTTGGAATGGTACTATTGCAACGTGTACCATCGTTg ACTCAGAAGCCAGCGCTCTAGTCGTAGTATATGCTTTGGTTCCAGTTATTGTAATTGTTCTTACCTTAGTTTTATTATTCGTTATTTGGAG aaaaagacatttactGTGTGCAAAAGCAAAGGATGCTAACCTTAAACCTGGAGAGAAGCCAACAATTCAATATGAGAGTGAAACATGCAAAGGATATGGCCTCAAAAACCAGGACCATGTATCAGAGTCATCGGAACCGATACCACAAGACGAggaatattcttttatttcagacCACAATAAAGCGAATCTAATAGAAAACACGTATTATAACACATCTGACAATATATGTAAAGCTGAAAGTGATGTAGAAAATCAATATGATCATACAAATGACACATCGAAGTCGTTTTCAGATAACTTATATTCGCATATATCTAGAAACAAACCTGGCATAAAGGACGAGACAACTTACGATACAACATCGTGTCAAAACTCTGGAAATGTATCATTGAACACCAAAGCGCTATCAGAAGATGATAGCTATAGCCACCTTAGTATCAAAGGTCTAAATAAAGCAATGCATCAAAAATCTGAAAGTGCAATTCAAGAAGAAGAATCTGAATACGCAAATACAGGAGGAAATACCGATGCCGCAAACACTGAACAAAACAATGACTTTCATCTGCACgaagtgaaaataaaactaaGAACTGTTGAAAAAGAAGAAAGCAGTAATGATGATGATTGTGAATATTCTAATGTAATTAAAAGAACTGGAATTATCGAAACTACAGGAGAGTAA